The Chryseobacterium sp. G0186 genome includes the window GGCTGTCAATAAGATTTTTGACATTAAAAAAAGGGAAAAAAACAAATCCATGATCATTCTGGTGGAATCAGAAAAAAGACTTCAGGATTTGGTAGATGTCCCTGAAATGGCCTGGGAAATTATTGATTTAAGTGAAAAACCGGTAACCCTTGTTTATGAAAATCCAAGAGGATTGCCAAAGGAATTGCTTGCTGAGGATGGAAGCATCGGGATCAGATTGGTGAAGAATGACTTTTGTAAAAAATTAATTACAAAACTGAACAAGCCATTGGTTTCTACTTCTGCCAACTTCAGTGGGGAGAAAAGCCCTTTGAAGTTCTCTGATATCTCTCCGGAAATGATAAGTCTTGTAGATTATGCTGTGGAAGAAGACAGAGAAAAGGTTTCAAAATATTCAGGATCTTCAGTTATTAAAATCTGGAGTGACAACAGGATAAAGGTTCTTAGGGAATAAAAAATCTGTCCTGACCTGCTTATTTTTTTAGAGTCTTGTCAGTTCATATCGACAGGATTTCTTTTTTTTAATTCTATCTTTGCAAAATCCAAACTCATAAAATACATGCTATGAATCATCAAGAATTCGCTAAAATGTGGGTAGATGCCTGGAATTCTCATGATTTGGAAGATATCCTCTCCCATTATTCAGAAGATATTGAGATTACGACTCCAATGATTGTCATGGCTACCGGAGGAAAGGAAAGTTCTTTAAAAGGAAAGCAGCCTGTCCGCGAATATTGGCAAAAGGCATTGGATAAGTTTCCGGATCTTCACTTCGAACTGATTCATTCAACAGCAGGAGTAAACTCTGTAGCATTATTTTATAAGTCTATTATGGATAAACATGCTGTTGAAGTAATGTTTTTTAATGAAGATGGAAAAATTAGTAAAATGTACGCTCATTATGACTAATGAATGACATTTATAGAAATTGACGCTATTATAAACGATGAAAATTAATCTTAATCAAAATAAGAATTTAAAACTTTTTAAAATAATTTCTGAAGCCGCAGAAAGAAATAACCAGTCGGTATACATTGTCGGTGGATATGTACGGGATCTTCTGATGAAGAGAAAGGCTTCTACGGATATAGACTTTGTGACGGAACAAAGCGGTATTGAGCTGGCTCAAAATGTAGCCAAGGACATTGATCCTAAATTAAAGGTTTCCGTATTCAAAACCTATGGAACGGCCATGATCAAATACAAGGACCTTGATCTTGAATTTGTGGGGGCCAGAAAGGAAAGCTATACAGAAGACAGCAGAAAACCTGAAGTGGAAGGCGGAACTCTGGAAGACGACCAAAAAAGAAGGGATTTTACCATCAATGCAATGGCAATATCCTTAAATAAAGATAATTTCGGGGAACTTATTGATCCATTCAACGGGATTGAAGATCTGGAAAATGAAATCCTAAGAACTCCACTAGAACCTGCTCAAACCTATTCTGATGATCCCTTGAGAATGATGCGCGCAGTACGTTTTGCATCAACTTTAGGTTTTACAATTGAAGAAAAATCTTTACAAGCCATTAAGCAGGAAGCACAAAGAATCAATATTGTCTCCATGGAAAGAATCATGGTGGAATTTAATAAGATCATGCTTTCTGAAAAACCATCTGTAGGATTAAGCTTAATGGAACAAACCGGACTATTAAAACTGGTAATCCCGGAATTGATTGAGCTTAAAGGTGTAGAAGAAGTAGAAGGACAAACCCATAAAGATAATTTTTACCATACTCTTGAGGTAGTGGATAATATTTCCTCAAATACTGATAATCTTTGGCTGCGTTGGGCTGCATTACTTCACGATATAGGAAAAGCTCCTACGAAAAAGTTTGTTGAAGGAACAGGCTGGACTTTCCACGGACATGAATTTTTAGGCTCAAAAATGGTAAAAACTCTTTTTCAGAGATTAAAGCTGCCATTGGGAAGTGATATGAAATATGTTCAGAAAATGGTAAAGCTTTCTTCCAGGCCTATTGCCCTGATTACTGATGATGCTTCAGATTCTGCATTAAGAAGACTTTTATTTGATGCCGGAGAAAACCTTGAGGAACTGTTTACGCTTTGCAAGGCAGATATCACGACTAAAAACTCCAAAAAACAGGAAAAATTCAAGAAAAACTTTGAATATGTAGCCGTTAAGATCAAGGAAGTAGAAGAAAAAGATCAGGTAAGAAATTTCCAGCCTCCGATTACCGGAGAGGAAATTATGCAAATGTTTGATCTTAAGCCGGGACGTGAAATTGGTATTTTAAAGGAAAAAGTAAAAGAAGCCATTCTTGAGGGTGAAATTCCTAATGAGAAAGAAGAGGCTACCAGGTTTGTTATTGCTGAGGCAGAAAAACTGGGATTAAAAATATAATTGAATTAATACACTATAGAATACGGCTGGATGTTTCACATCCAGCCGTATTTCGTTTTATTAAATTGGTATATAACAAAGCCGGCGGGGTTCTTGGAGAACCCCGCCGGAAAAAAACACAAATGATGAAAAATAAAAAATTATTTTGTGTACGCTCTAGACGCTATTCTTAGTTTTTATAGAACCCGTTTGTTCCGATTCCTGCAGTAAAGTTTTTCAATAGAGAACCATTGTTCGCATTATAAACATTTACTTTACCATCTTCTGAGAAGTTTGCATCTGAGGCAAAGATTCTCCCATCAATCACGTCAAAACCGTACACATTACCAACAGCGGTAACAATAGCTGTAGTTGGAACAGCAGTAGAGTTCACAGCCATACCATATACCTTATTGCTATCAGTGATAAAATAAAACTTGTCGTTATCAGCTCTAAGCTTTTGAGCTTTGGCAATTCCTGTAAGCGTAGTAGTTGTGAAAGTTCCTGCAGAAGAATTGATCTTATAAATATAAGAGTCTGTATTATCAGAAACCAATACATAAGCACTTCCTTTATAAGAAATAAGATCCTTTATAATACCAACGCTAGGTAGTGTAATGGTTTTACTTATCGTATTTGTAGAAGGGCTTACCACACTGATGGTATACCCAGTTGCAAATGAGTCAAAAGGAGGTGCAGTATTATAACCAATACCATCCGTTTGTACAATAATATTTCCTTCTGCTTCCACTACTTTTTCAGCATAACGTGGGAAACTTACGCTATTTACATAGGTATTATCTGCAATATTATAAGCATTTAGCTTTCTTACGTCTGAAAAATTATTGTTAGTTACAAAATATTTATTTCCAGAGAATGCAATATATCTTGGATTATCAAGATTTGAAGTTACTGTAGCCTGCTTTCTAAATGTATAACGGTTTACAACTTCAATTTTATTAGGAACATTGGCCACCAGATAAGCACGATCTCCAAGGAAGCCTATAGTTTGAAGTACTTTTCCGAAAGATTCGTTGTTGTTATTGCTTGAATAGATATTATTAAACACATTTCCAAGGCTATTGCTCAAAAAGGAAACGTCAGAGGTAGGCTTTGTAAATCCACCTTCGTTGGAAATAAGGATTCCATTATCATAACTCGTGGACTCAACAGTCTCGCTATAACTATCACTGCTACATGAAACATTGAAAAGTAACATGGAAGCAAATGCAAGGGGTAAAATTCTTTTGATATTCATATATATTAAATTTTATTTTTTAAAAATTGATATTTAAACTTACGCTGTAATTTCTTTTAGGTAGCGGATAAGAAAACATGGTATAATAGACTTCATTGAAGACATTATTTACCTTAAATCCTACCGTATAATTTTTATGGAATGTTAAACCAAATCCTGCGTTCATTACAAAATATTGTTCCAGGGCCTCGCTTCTCTTTTCATTGGAATCCGTATAGGTAAGCCCGTTAAACAATCCCTGAACATAGACTTTAATAAACTCATATTGATAGTCAATATTTCCGGTAAACTTATGGAATGGCACATACATCAGTTGTTTTTTCTTCTCAAGATCCTGAGAATTGGTATATGTGTATCCCAGGTTTCCTTTTACAAGATGTTTACCAAACCTCTTCATATATTCCATTTGAGCCTCTACTCCATATGATCTTACATGATCTGTATTAACCGGACTGTAATACCCTGAAGCTGTAGGAAGCCATCTTATCATATCACGGATATCCAAATAAAAAGGAGCTACAGAAAATTGGAAAGCATCTGCTTTAAACTGATTTCGCCATTCAAACTGATAAGATGTTTCAGGTTTTAAGTTCATATTTCCTCCCGGCTGCCAGTACAGATCATTGAATGATGGAGCCCTGAAGTTTCTTGAAGCACTAAGACCCATCTCGTACCAGTTCAGAGCATTCCATTTTCCTGCAAAAGAAAATAATACCGGAGAGCTAATCTTCCCGACGAAATCTTTTCGTATTCCGGCTTCAAAACGAAGATCCTTGATAGGAAAATACCTTACCAATCCTGAAACAGATCCCATATTTCTACTTACATGATCTATTCCGGAACCATACCCTTCTCCTTTATTGAGCTGGTACTCTCCCATTACATTAAAATTCCATTTAGAATTAAGGAAATAATTAAAATCATTCTTTACAATATAATTCTTTCCCGTTCCGCCACTCGTATAAGGTTTATCTGCCTTGGCAAAATATTGAAAATTTTCTTCGGTATAAGCTGCCTTAAAGGAGTTATTGAATTGAGTTGTATTCCAATCCCAGGAGATCAGACTTCTGGTATTTTGAGTTCTGTATTTTGTTTGTGTTTCACTGTCAAAAAGAACCGGATAATGCTGCTGTCCGTTAAAAAACTCCGAAATCCATGAAACCTGGTGATGCGGAGCTACTTTGTAAGCTGCTGCAATATTGACATTGGTATTGTAATACTGCCCGTTTCTGTTGATATAGTTTTTTGCTTTTTCAACCTTATAATCATTCTCGCTTACAGAATAATTTCCCGAAGCCTTAAAACTGAATTTTTCATTGCTATAAGATCCTTTCAGGAAGTTATTATAGGTATTAAAGGAGGCTGCTTCTGAAAAGAGGGTACCTTGAAAACCTTTATTAAAATCAAGATTATTGTTCAGATGGATACTTCCGCCAATAGCACCGGAACCATAGGTAACACTTCCTCCACCCGCTTTTATTCCGATCTGGTCATATCCGAATAAGGCAATATTATTGATATCCCCCTGTCCTAAAAAATTAGAATTGATGTTAATTCCATTCCATACAAAAGCTGTCTGTTGGGCAGTAGTTCCCCTAAAAGAGGGTGAAGATACAGCCCCACGGCCATTCTCCTTAATGTAAACAGCAGACTGAAATCTCAGCAGTTCGGAAAGGTTGCTGGAGTTTTTTTCGGCATCTTTCGTGGTAAGAGTTTTTACGGGGTGAAAGAGCTTCACCTTATTCATCTGGCTGTCGAATACATAAATAGTATCAATTGCTTTCTCCTGCCCGAAAAGAAAGCAACCATAAGACGAAAATAGCAGTACTAAAGATCTTTTTATATCCATACTATTTTACTTTTCCTCCGAAAGCAATATGTTTTTTTGATTATTATTCTGGCAGGTCTCCTGACTTTCGCTTTCTGCGCCTTCCCGTTGTATACAGTGGCTGTTTGCAGAAACTTTTATTGCGATTTACAGTTGCGGGGACAGTCTGGGCATCTCACCCAATTCCCTTTTCATTCCAATATAACTGGAAACCAAAATTTTTGCAAAGATAGGTTTTTAAATGTATTGGGCAAAAATGAACTTACAGATCAACTATTCTCTCTACTTTTATTTGAAATAAGCAGATTAGGTGCTATTCAGGCTCTGAAGTTGTCCGAAGAAATTATACAAAAAATAAGAGGTTTCAAAAAGAAATACAACACATTATCCGGGCTTCATAGCTTCCGTAAAATAAAAAAACATTCCGTTTGGAATGTTTTTTTATTATTGATAATGGTCTGATTATTTACCCATAACTTCTGTAATTGGGTTTCCAACGTTTCCACTTGGGAACTGAATTTTCAGTAATGAAGAAACGGTAGGCGCAATATCTGTCATGTGATAAGCCTTGTTACTTTCTCCCTGCTGAACTCCCCATCCCATAAAGATCAATGGAATGTGTGAATCATAGGAATTCCATACACTGTGTGTAGTTCCTGTTTTAGAATATGGCGGAAGCATGGAATCATGAGAAATCAATTGAATATCTCCACTTCTCTGTCTGTTGATCCCGTTAATAATTCTTTGCTTAATCGGTTCCGGAATGCTTGATTCCTGAACTTTATCTACAGAAACTGCATATAAAACAGTAGGATCTTTTTCCAGTTCTTTAACGGTGAAGTTTCTCACATCATCCAGTTCAAGCTTACTGTCTGCCAATACTTTTCTGTCAAAATAGATTTGATAATTATCAATGGCATTGATCAGCTTATCCGCTCCGAATTTCGTTTTCAACTTTTCATTAAGATTCTTTTCTGCTCCCTCTCCGAAGAAACCAGTAGGGATTTTATGCTCCTTAAGGAATCCTACAGAATGGGCACCACCATGGTCCGCAGAAAGGAAAACAGTATACTGTCCTTTTCCAACATTGGAATCCAAATACTTGAAGAATTCTGCTAAATCCTGATCCAGTCTGATATAAACGTCTTCCACTTCAATTGAATTCGGTCCGAATTTATGTCCAGCATAATCCGTTGAAGCCAAATTGATGGCTAAAAAGTCTGTAATATTATCTCCACCCAGTTTTTCACCCTCTACAGAAGCTTCTGCCAACTTTAAGGTTAGCGTGTTTCCAAAAGGAGTATAACGGATGTTGTCTTTTTTTGTTTGATAGTCCTTAGCCAGATCATTATAAGGGAATGTAGGTGTTTTTGCACTTCCCAATAATCCCTCCCAAGAAGAATTGTCTGGTGAACTTTCTGTATATTGATTGATCGGAAGCAAAGTATTCCAACCATTTGCCACCAATTTCTCCGGTAAATTCTGAGAGTTGAATGATTTTACCCACTGAGGCAGATCATTCATATACCATGTACTTGTAATAAAATTTCCGGTACTGTCATCAAACCAGAAAGCTCCGTTCGGCGTATGACCTGCAGGAAGAATAGATGCTCTGTCTTTTAAAGATACACCAATTACTTTTCCCTGAAAATTGGTTGCCAGTCTCAATTCATCCGTTACCGTTGTAGACCAAAGGTTTTTCGGTGAGTGGCTTCCTGTTTTTGTATTGGTAGTTCCTACCGGCATAACGCTTTCATCAGCCGTACAATATACTCCTTTACCTGTTTCCTTATCAGTCCAGTCATTTCCGGCAATACCGTGAATGGCAGGTACAGATCCTGTATAGATACAAGTGTGCCCCAACGCCGTAATGGTAGGAACATAAGGAATGTGTACATTGTTTAAGGAATATCCTGTATTTAACAGTCTTTTGAAACCGTCATTCCCATATTTATTGTAAAAACGGTATAAATAGTCCCAACGCATCTGGTCTACTACCAGACCTACGACTAATTTGGGTCTTTCCAACTGAGAATTTCTGTTCTTCTGCGCATTGATTGTAACTACGGACAAAAAAGTAGCTGCCGCAATTGAAATGTTCCTAAGCATCCAAGTAAAATTTTTATTGATCACAAATTTAAGGGTTTTGAAAGTTTTAGAGTATGAAATTTTATTTAAATTTGATCTTTATACAATTCATCAACGCAATTCACCATGATTTTAGGGGTATACTGGTACTTTAAATTTCCTGAAAACTTATACCATTTCAGGTTTTTCAGATTTTTTGAAGGATATGGAGGTCATGCTGATAATGATGCTCAACTGGCCGCAAGGGTGGAGGTGAATGACCTTGAAAATCTCATCCGGCAACTGGAAGAATTAAAGTTGCAGTTCCCAAGAACTTATTTATCTCTTGCCATCAACGGAAAGCAGCTTATAATCAACATAGGAGATCATCAGCTTTTTGATTATCATTTTCAGTTTGTAGCAGCCATAGAAGACATACTGATTCGTGAAAATGCTATACTATTAAATGCTGATGTCCCTTTCAAACCTGAGTATAGTAAAAACTATCAACCGGAAAGGGAAATGCTTGAAAATATTGAGCACCGTTTTATTCAAATCGTAGGTTCAGATTTAAAAAAGAATAATGCAGAAAATCTTTCTATCAGAATAGACTGCAACCTCCCTTTGGCTTATAAAAGAAGCTTTATTGATGATTTGATTTCGATTTGCAAAGAAGAAAATACTAATGTATTCTATTATTATGAACATGATTTTGAAGATCATTGTAATCTAATGCTTTTTTTCAGCAACGGCAGACAGAGAAAAGATGCCATTCAAACAGTTCATGTAAATACATTGGGGACAAAAGTGAGACAGGTAAGTCAGAAATACCCATTTCATTTCGGTCATTTTGGAGGATTGAATTATTACCAAAAAAATGGTCCTCACATTGAAATGATGGTGGATGAAGAATATATTTTAAGTAAAAAGTAAAACAATTTTAATTCAATAGTATGATTAAGTTTAAATATGTCATTTTGTATGTGGAAGATGTGGAACAGTCTATGAACTTCTATAAAAATACCTTTGATACCGAAATAAAATTCATTACTCCTGAAAAAGACTATGGAGAATTACTAACCGGAGAAACCAGTCTTTCCTTTGCCTCAATAAGTTTGGCCAGTTCAAATCTGAAACGGGGATTTTTATCTTCAAAAACAGAAGCGAAGCCTTTTGGAATAGAATTAGGCTTTGTAACAGATGATGTAGAAAGGCTGATTGAGAAAGCTATAAAAAACGGAGCTGAGTTGTATGAGGATATTGCTGTAAAGCCATGGGGGCAAAAGACTGCTTACATCAAGGATCTTGATCATTATTTAGTGGAAATCTGCACTGAAATTCAATAAAAATACATTCTTCGTGGAAATAAAAAAACTACAAAAGCTCTCTTCAAACCCAATCCTCAACTGGGGATATAACGGGTATACAACGGACATCATTTATTCTGTTACTTCTATTGAATATTCAAGTTCCTTTGAGTTTAACTTAAGAGAAAAAAAACTGTCTTATAGCAAGATCTGGGAAACTGGTGATGATGAACTGGAAGAACTCAATACCATCATTGAAAAAGACAATTCCTTTGGAGCCTTTGCAGACGGGGAGCTTCAGGGCTGGGTCATCGGTGAACACAGAACCTGGAACAATAGCTTCTACATAGAAAATATCCTTATCAATGAACAATACAGAAGACAGGGAGTCGCAGTAATGTTGCTTAAAAATGCAATCAAAGAAGCCCGACAATTAAACTGCAGAGTCATTGAACTTGAAACACAGAATACCAACTATCCTGCCATACAACTTTACAGAAGAATGGGATTTAATATTACAGGACTGAATACCAGATTATATGATCAATCTGAGGAAATTGCTCTTTTTATGACCTTGGATATTGAATAATTTCTCAAAAAAATTAAAAAAATATTTTCTTTAATCAAAGATGCCTAATAAAATTTTTCAATTTAAAAATAAAACACTTGTAAGTGTCTTAAAGTTTTTATACTTTATTAAATCAACAAATTAAAACATTAATTACTATGAAAAATTTAAAGAAATTAAAGAGAAGCCAATTGGTGTTGATTAGTGGTGGAGATACTGCTTATGCTTTTTGTTTAGATGGTGTTTGTCCTCCCACTCATGGATCCTATTATTGCAATGGTGATATCTGCTACAGGGTAACCGGTGGTGGCGGTGGCAGTAATCCGGGAGGCCCCGGTGGTGTAACTCCATGTCATGAACCACAACGTATCTGCCAGGAAGGGGAAACAGGATGTGGATGCTTTTATTAAAGTTAGTTGTTAGATAATGAGGGCGGTTTTTACCGCTCTTTTTTGTGCCTATTAAAAATAATGCATCTTTGTTTTTTAAACATTCATTTATCCAAATCGTCTTTATTTATGCAAAACCTCCTGAAATACATCCACTCCCTTACTTCATTTTCTGATGAAAGTTGGGTATTGCTTCAAACGGCTCTTTCAGAAAAAATTTACAAAAAAAAAGAATTGATGTTACAGGAAAGAGAAGTATGCCGTTCTTTATTTTATATTGATAAAGGGTTCTGTAAAAGTTACTATGAAATAGATGGGGTGATAAAAAATACAGGATTTTTCTTTGAAAATGAAATTTCCACCAATATCACCAGTTTTGGCAGCGGACAACCTTCAGAATTCAATATTGTGGCCTGTGAGGAGCTACATGCCATTATTTTTGACAAGGAAAAACTATTTAAGCTGGCAGAGCAATCCCCGGAAATAGAAACATTAGGACGTCACTGCATACGTCAGTTTGCCTCTAAGCAGGAAGAATTCTCCAATTTATTCAAGCTCTACTCGACACAGGAAAGACTGGAATATCTGGAAAAAAAACACCCTGAAATGATGCAACGTGTATCTCTTACTCAACTGGCATCGTTTCTTGGAGTCGCAAGGGAAACATTAAGCAGAATCAGAAAGCGGAGAATATAGTAGCAGCATTATATTATATTTTACTTCAAACCAAACTATAAAATTTATAAACCTAAGCAATATGAAAACATTGATCTGGCAAGGCATCGCCTTTCAATCCATGGAGTATTTTACCCTTAAGGAGAATGGCAAAGGCTCGATAGTAGCCTCAAAAATTATTGGGTGCTACGAAAGTAAAATATATACTCTAGACTATGAATTAATCATCGATCTTAATTGGAATATCCAGGAATTTATTATTGAATCTGAAATTAACACAGTTAAAAGCAAATTGACCGGTCGAAAACTACAGGATGAATGGGAGATCAATAATGCAGTTAACCCTGATTTTAAAGCTTTTCCTTTCATTGATATTTCCCTTACCCCTTTCACCAATACTCTACCAATCAACAATCTAAAACTGGCTGAAAATGAATCCCAGGAAATTAAGGTAATTTATATTGACGTCTTAAATAATCTTGCAAAACCAGTCACTCAGCAATATACAAGAATTGCTCCATACACTTATCATTACGATAATCTGCAATCTGACTTTAAATCGGATATTCTAGTTGATGATGATGGTTTGGTGGTTAATTATCCCGGACTATTTGATAAAATTGCTGAAATGTAAAACTTCACTTTCTAAACATTAATTTCTTTATCCCTATTCAATTTTTTATCTTTGAATAAACATCAACAATCACTATGACTATTGCCGAAATAAAAGAAGCTGCCCGTAGTTCCAAGGTCCTGAACAGACAGGAACTGAGTGACAAAATAAGAGAATTAAAAGATAAGGAAGTTTCTTTTCTGGGTTGTTTGCATTTACTCAACATAATCAACAAATTTCAACTTTAGAAGCTAAAAATATAACATTAGAACTTGATGCATTTACCAATGAGGAAAAAGCGGAATTCAACGGATATTACAATTTAATGATGGCAGAGTTTAAAGAGGAAGAAGAAAACTAAAAACTGATAATAAAATGGACAACAGAATTCAGGAAATTAAAGACATCATAGAAAAACCTGCAACAGAATTTATTACCGGAGGTTTCAGACCTCTGAATGTTTTAGAAGAATCATGGATTGGGCGTGTGTTTGCCTACACTAAAGATGAAGAAATTCCTTTGGATAAAAATGGAGACCCGATGATGCCGCTTATCCAGTTCTATCTTCCTAACCTGCCTTTTGTACCGGAACTCATTAAGAGTAAAAAACTGATTACAGTATTTATCTCGCAAGACTTTCCAGACACTTTTGAAACAATGGGTGACAACTGGGTAATCCGGGAATATGATAGTCTGGAGAATATTGTCATTAAAGATTTAACAAGTCCTGTTTCCTATCTAAAGCCGTTTCCAATGAAATCTCAG containing:
- a CDS encoding L-threonylcarbamoyladenylate synthase, which encodes MDKIIEILKSGGTILYPTDTIWGIGCDATNIEAVNKIFDIKKREKNKSMIILVESEKRLQDLVDVPEMAWEIIDLSEKPVTLVYENPRGLPKELLAEDGSIGIRLVKNDFCKKLITKLNKPLVSTSANFSGEKSPLKFSDISPEMISLVDYAVEEDREKVSKYSGSSVIKIWSDNRIKVLRE
- a CDS encoding Crp/Fnr family transcriptional regulator, encoding MQNLLKYIHSLTSFSDESWVLLQTALSEKIYKKKELMLQEREVCRSLFYIDKGFCKSYYEIDGVIKNTGFFFENEISTNITSFGSGQPSEFNIVACEELHAIIFDKEKLFKLAEQSPEIETLGRHCIRQFASKQEEFSNLFKLYSTQERLEYLEKKHPEMMQRVSLTQLASFLGVARETLSRIRKRRI
- a CDS encoding VOC family protein, which codes for MIKFKYVILYVEDVEQSMNFYKNTFDTEIKFITPEKDYGELLTGETSLSFASISLASSNLKRGFLSSKTEAKPFGIELGFVTDDVERLIEKAIKNGAELYEDIAVKPWGQKTAYIKDLDHYLVEICTEIQ
- a CDS encoding GNAT family N-acetyltransferase, which encodes MEIKKLQKLSSNPILNWGYNGYTTDIIYSVTSIEYSSSFEFNLREKKLSYSKIWETGDDELEELNTIIEKDNSFGAFADGELQGWVIGEHRTWNNSFYIENILINEQYRRQGVAVMLLKNAIKEARQLNCRVIELETQNTNYPAIQLYRRMGFNITGLNTRLYDQSEEIALFMTLDIE
- a CDS encoding nuclear transport factor 2 family protein; translated protein: MNHQEFAKMWVDAWNSHDLEDILSHYSEDIEITTPMIVMATGGKESSLKGKQPVREYWQKALDKFPDLHFELIHSTAGVNSVALFYKSIMDKHAVEVMFFNEDGKISKMYAHYD
- a CDS encoding TonB-dependent receptor plug domain-containing protein — encoded protein: MDIKRSLVLLFSSYGCFLFGQEKAIDTIYVFDSQMNKVKLFHPVKTLTTKDAEKNSSNLSELLRFQSAVYIKENGRGAVSSPSFRGTTAQQTAFVWNGININSNFLGQGDINNIALFGYDQIGIKAGGGSVTYGSGAIGGSIHLNNNLDFNKGFQGTLFSEAASFNTYNNFLKGSYSNEKFSFKASGNYSVSENDYKVEKAKNYINRNGQYYNTNVNIAAAYKVAPHHQVSWISEFFNGQQHYPVLFDSETQTKYRTQNTRSLISWDWNTTQFNNSFKAAYTEENFQYFAKADKPYTSGGTGKNYIVKNDFNYFLNSKWNFNVMGEYQLNKGEGYGSGIDHVSRNMGSVSGLVRYFPIKDLRFEAGIRKDFVGKISSPVLFSFAGKWNALNWYEMGLSASRNFRAPSFNDLYWQPGGNMNLKPETSYQFEWRNQFKADAFQFSVAPFYLDIRDMIRWLPTASGYYSPVNTDHVRSYGVEAQMEYMKRFGKHLVKGNLGYTYTNSQDLEKKKQLMYVPFHKFTGNIDYQYEFIKVYVQGLFNGLTYTDSNEKRSEALEQYFVMNAGFGLTFHKNYTVGFKVNNVFNEVYYTMFSYPLPKRNYSVSLNINF
- a CDS encoding DUF1963 domain-containing protein, whose amino-acid sequence is MDNRIQEIKDIIEKPATEFITGGFRPLNVLEESWIGRVFAYTKDEEIPLDKNGDPMMPLIQFYLPNLPFVPELIKSKKLITVFISQDFPDTFETMGDNWVIREYDSLENIVIKDLTSPVSYLKPFPMKSQLYPKDAPLWDGGGIEDIDYNLITEIVKLEREGHFNSYFDIIKHCYSTKLGGYPSFCQPGIGFKDSFGEGFEFVFQVSSDGKAQLNVIDSGSLMFAKNKETGEWSLYYDFY
- a CDS encoding putative glycolipid-binding domain-containing protein: MKTLIWQGIAFQSMEYFTLKENGKGSIVASKIIGCYESKIYTLDYELIIDLNWNIQEFIIESEINTVKSKLTGRKLQDEWEINNAVNPDFKAFPFIDISLTPFTNTLPINNLKLAENESQEIKVIYIDVLNNLAKPVTQQYTRIAPYTYHYDNLQSDFKSDILVDDDGLVVNYPGLFDKIAEM
- a CDS encoding CCA tRNA nucleotidyltransferase, whose protein sequence is MKINLNQNKNLKLFKIISEAAERNNQSVYIVGGYVRDLLMKRKASTDIDFVTEQSGIELAQNVAKDIDPKLKVSVFKTYGTAMIKYKDLDLEFVGARKESYTEDSRKPEVEGGTLEDDQKRRDFTINAMAISLNKDNFGELIDPFNGIEDLENEILRTPLEPAQTYSDDPLRMMRAVRFASTLGFTIEEKSLQAIKQEAQRINIVSMERIMVEFNKIMLSEKPSVGLSLMEQTGLLKLVIPELIELKGVEEVEGQTHKDNFYHTLEVVDNISSNTDNLWLRWAALLHDIGKAPTKKFVEGTGWTFHGHEFLGSKMVKTLFQRLKLPLGSDMKYVQKMVKLSSRPIALITDDASDSALRRLLFDAGENLEELFTLCKADITTKNSKKQEKFKKNFEYVAVKIKEVEEKDQVRNFQPPITGEEIMQMFDLKPGREIGILKEKVKEAILEGEIPNEKEEATRFVIAEAEKLGLKI
- the pafA gene encoding alkaline phosphatase PafA produces the protein MLRNISIAAATFLSVVTINAQKNRNSQLERPKLVVGLVVDQMRWDYLYRFYNKYGNDGFKRLLNTGYSLNNVHIPYVPTITALGHTCIYTGSVPAIHGIAGNDWTDKETGKGVYCTADESVMPVGTTNTKTGSHSPKNLWSTTVTDELRLATNFQGKVIGVSLKDRASILPAGHTPNGAFWFDDSTGNFITSTWYMNDLPQWVKSFNSQNLPEKLVANGWNTLLPINQYTESSPDNSSWEGLLGSAKTPTFPYNDLAKDYQTKKDNIRYTPFGNTLTLKLAEASVEGEKLGGDNITDFLAINLASTDYAGHKFGPNSIEVEDVYIRLDQDLAEFFKYLDSNVGKGQYTVFLSADHGGAHSVGFLKEHKIPTGFFGEGAEKNLNEKLKTKFGADKLINAIDNYQIYFDRKVLADSKLELDDVRNFTVKELEKDPTVLYAVSVDKVQESSIPEPIKQRIINGINRQRSGDIQLISHDSMLPPYSKTGTTHSVWNSYDSHIPLIFMGWGVQQGESNKAYHMTDIAPTVSSLLKIQFPSGNVGNPITEVMGK